ACCATAATGCACTTGTTCAGATTGGCCTACTGTTCTGTTGTGGGGACTATGAGCAATCCTCTTGGATACATGGAAGGAGGAAAAGTCCTGGTGAAAACTGTTATGGAGAGGCCCATGATGAACACCTTTGGACCTATGATCAGACAGCTCAGAGAGATTCAGATGCAGAAACCCAAGATTATTGACAGGCATTTCTCCAGGAATGGAGAGATAGTGGTTCAAGGTCTCATCTTCAAGCCAGAAGTTTGGAAGACTCTCATTCCAAGGGTTGTTGGTGCTGCCAGACTTGTTCTAAGTCAGATCTTtgatggaaaggattgggaAGTCTTTTTGACCACAACTCTGCCTTTGCTCAATGTCAGAATATCAGGTGGAGCTGATGATGGTGTGCACTTTCAAGTTCAACAAGCCAGTGGAGATGTGTCCAGTGATTCTTTGGAGCTGTCTCCTCAGCTCAATGAAATGGACCAAGATCATCTGTCATCAATTGTTGAGTTCTGTTTACATGGTCTGGGTCTTGGCAGTATGAGACATTCAGAAACTTTAGGCCTCCAAGATTTTCAAGTTCTCTGGGGGAATGGTGCTTTGTACTTCTATGCCAAATCTAcaaagaagtggaaggcCCAGTCAAAACTCAGTACTGAGCTGACTCAGCATTAGcttccaaagtcaatttCAAGGATTGTACTGCTCTTCAGACTTGTCATTTCATTGACAGGGGGGGATTTGGCATGCTTTGTCCCAGTAAGAAGTGATAGGAAGTACCACATGAAAGACTTTGTGCAGTCTTTATTTTGTCTTCCCAGAGTGCCTGATGATCTTCAAGTCAGGCATTTCTTTGCAAGTCTGTCCAACTATTTGTTCCCTGTGCAAGATGATGGGAAGGCCACCACTTCTGACATGGTTGCCATGCAGAGTCATCATGCTCCTTCCACTCATGCCAGTACCTACTTTACTCATAGGAAGACCCATCTTGAGGACTACTATGATGCCTACCACTTTCACCTTGGAGACAAGGATACTCAGTGGACCTATGATATTCCCCTGGATGTTCTGCCTGAGCAAACcattgttgctgctctcaAAATCCTGTATGGTGGTGAAGCAAATTGGCTGTCTGAGACTCAGAGAAGTATGGTTCTGACATGGTCCACATTATCCAAGAATGTGGTAGCCAATCTACCTTGTGGTGGAGGGAAGTCTGCTGTGTGGGAGGTGACAGCCTACACCAGGCACAGAGTTGGTTTGACAAGGAAGTGCACTGTTGTGGTGGTTCCCTACAAGTTTCTAGCCTACAATCACTACCATTCTGCAGAAgcctaagggcaggaagatcccagagaagcaggggtatacctagctgtatacaatttatccagaaactatttctaagtaattgctcggggttcttcaagttggtttgtcttttgcgtaggtaactgctccgggatcttcaagttggtttgtcttttgcgtaggtgactgctccgggatcttcaagttggtttgtcttttgagtaggtaactgctccgggatcttcaacatagtttgtcttttcaataaGTAATTCTCTTGGATCATCAATAAGTTTACCTTTCCACCTAACAAACTCATCCTAAATCCCTGTCAGACCAGCACTGACCATACAGAGACGTTCTCCCACCGCAATGCggttttgctgcaaagcTGTCACCACTATCCAGCACCAACGCCGCCCAGCACGGCTTTGCAAGCATTCCCCGCGAGTACCGTAAAAGCACGAGGATCTGCAGTAGGAACGCTTGGGATCAAAAGAGTCCACCGGTCCCAATCTACACAACTTCTAGAGGAAAACGTAGCCTACAGGAATTGTCGTAGCCGCACAGTAGTGGAACTGTTTTCTTGGGTTGCGTGCCTGTTTGCAAAGCCCAAATTAAAATCGTCGATTTCACTGGATTCATTCCTCTGTCCCCTTCCCCAGGGAAGACCCTCTATAGTTGCTCCACCGCCAACTTCAGGAACTTAAAGGTATTGTCCGGGACAAGGACAACTTACTCCGCGCCTATTATCAACTTGCTCAATACGACCCAAgcctaaggaaaatgatatccgggtgttgtaaaaatatTCGTGAATatatattttatctttacactgggatatcacattttatataagtaattgcactgggatatcaacaaattgcactgggatatcaaatagggttatagttactgcacagtgatacctaacttgctgacgtctggcaaacagctttcacagtcagttcttcttccgcaaattgcgtttgtgttttgtgttgcttacgtataactagaaaaaccctacgacaagcatatcggggttcattatccctttatcttgggtttatgcttataagtctttgttttacgtctttttatcgtatctacaatcctttggtcccacagacacgttttagcccgttatcgttgcagttttctagtttatcagacccatcgttctacgctgaggtaacgggatcaaaggtagggtgattcgttgtgatttgagtgtttgagtgattgccaagtccgatagtgcctggggaggtaaagctaaaatacctggctcttcatgtcgttgtcgagtcgccgaagcctgcagaggcctggaatatactgccagtttctcgttATGatccatgtggtagacatgttgatcggtaactgggtttcgtatccgtctaacggtctgaaacgaggcaaaatctccatggtgggacgcttccatggatctcttcatctaccaaagaaggtgcattgcacaagaatttattgtttgctaaaagctcggatccaagctttatccatgtgtggatgataagtagtttgtttgcatggaacatttacttatacagcaacaattatcggacttgtaccaaacggtaatcgtggatcctccactctgatagatatcagccaaatatctcgtattatgggttgcgacatgaaaatggtgttcgtcgcgttttattgaaatggttctcaaacggtattcaatatcgatatcacttacatggtatttatgtggtgttcacatgtgatgttatcagtgatcaataattctcgtgttcacgtggtgcagaaagaacactgaatgttgtcaaaccagcttacgaagtttcatgaaatttaagacaggtgaagaagacgaaagttgaccatggcagctgctttagctcaagttcgaaatgctttacaagcaattggcattgttgatgtcgaacaacgcgatgctatcacggattcgattacgtctatggatgttttcgagatcgcaacggatgatttcatcaaggacatgtgtaagaacatccgttgtcccgggggtacgcttccaaatcctaacgcagaacaacctggagccccggcaatgattcctcgcaatggtgtagcaatttcacccactgcggaggagcgtcttgtgttgttggcatactatgttcgtcacctcaagcgcacttctcggccttatccggctcagttcaatgcggcgcgtattttctcgatgatcgagatcaagaagcgtgagaaggaagacaaagagttagcgaaagaccttgttgctcctggacaaattgaagacctgaagaagatccgtgatgcctttgaaaatattgcggaatatttacttcaaattcgaggaacaacgggagttccattggcttatgtcattcgtgaagacaaagaagttcctgaaggtccggataacgactatcaagatgcgtttgaagaaatgatagcgcaatgtccgcatgaagaagagtcctatgcagcagataatgctcaagtgtagtctattattcgcgttAGTACTCATGGTGGgcctacttggagctgggtgtcggcttatgctcgagctcgtaatggttgtgcggcttggtttgcacttcgctcacattatttgggaccaaCTAATCAGTCAaagattatgacgcgtgctgaaggtgatcttgagtcaaagttctacaacggagagcgtcgtaactttactttcgaacgtttgctgagattcatcagcaagctcatacagatctggaagagtttggagagccattgacagaggctgcaaaagttcggaaatttttgaaacggatataggcatcgtttctcaattctgcaattgccactgtttgtgctaacccatctttgaaaaattattttgaagccacagtgaatttcctcagtgagtttattgaagaacagaatcaagctcagcttcggaatatttcgtcaggtcgatctggtTGCGGTTGAGGACAaggtagaggatcaggtcgtggtaataaaggtcgcggtggacgcggtgataaaggtgttttcaacaaaggttctaccaagggcatggtgcataagtattatacctttgatgaatacaagagtatgaatgctgaacagaagcgtcacttACATACGTTACATCATGAAGCTGGTGCtaaacgcaatgcttctactgttgattctaaagaaaaggaggatgacaagaaattgaagacAAATCGTGATGAAACAAGCTTGCTTACTTCGAAGTCGTTGGCAGGTCGAAATATGTCGCAGAGAAGTTCgaatatgtcggtggtatcaacacgttctatctctatacagtcactggaGAGTACATTTATATCACACACGGAGTTAGACACTCAtgcggatacttgttgcgttggaaagaacgcttatatatttcacgaaacctctcgaacggttgatgtttctgcatcaacattgggacaagcccggtctgtaccaattgtctctgctgctcttgcatatgatcatccttacacatatgaaacttttattttaattattcatcaggccttgcactttcctaccatggaacataatttgttaaatccaaatcagctccggttaaacgatgtgcaggtctatgattgtccaagatttttacttgaaaaccccacggatttgtcacattcgacTTATTTTCCGAACaagaatcttaaattgcatctgcaattagatggtgtgattttgtatttgccagtgcgaaagccatctccggaggagtttcaaaattttcacaagttgactctTACGTATGACAAtccgatttgggatccttattTGACCgattttactcgtcaggaggagaagtatactgatagcaaaggtattttggtaacgagaca
This portion of the Phaeodactylum tricornutum CCAP 1055/1 chromosome 19, whole genome shotgun sequence genome encodes:
- a CDS encoding predicted protein, yielding MSMRHVARRHTVTLLSYSDMTLIIKPFVRSDENAEKYVPIFSQMIRSTGNQFESKIRQLILQYSDQEATELQMAKLAETADDWLTQYARIEVAEVPANLRASLMLYEGVEINQVAQNTTFSMRENINVLSKELQKLLHFLWKQDAADTVLFARRKTQISDHLKLNDSSTQIIQMGLIGKLLVDVLLENPCSTSQYPLGCSYAASRCFFISKGKLVLRSADESASQVATIMHLFRLAYCSVVGTMSNPLGYMEGGKVLVKTVMERPMMNTFGPMIRQLREIQMQKPKIIDRHFSRNGEIVVQGLIFKPEVWKTLIPRVVGAARLVLSQIFDGKDWEVFLTTTLPLLNVRISGGADDGVHFQVQQASGDVSSDSLELSPQLNEMDQDHLSSIVEFCLHGLGLGSMRHSETLGLQDFQVLWGNGALYFYAKSTKKWKAQVPDDLQVRHFFASLSNYLFPVQDDGKATTSDMVAMQSHHAPSTHASTYFTHRKTHLEDYYDAYHFHLGDKDTQWTYDIPLDVLPEQTIVAALKILYGGEANWLSETQRSMVLTWSTLSKNVVANLPCGGGKSAVWEVTAYTRHRVGLTRKCTVVVVPYKFLAYNHYHSAEA